From one Gemmatimonadota bacterium genomic stretch:
- a CDS encoding SPOR domain-containing protein, protein MSPRTPSVRIFALPAALAVLLVSPFDGSPQTPPTPEELLSDITLLATTGRTEEARAQLADWWSTQRGEAMPRSVERALWWRARLQTDPLAATRDFRRLLVEYPSGPYADLALLRLVQGARASGDSVAEENYLESLARGYPGSPGHQASLAWARGEEVRLQAAVLMDGRFDVVPGRLAAAPALDATDDMTASTSDAEMGGEGLERSDVNPKHPPPEADSGTEAGSPAGQPAARYAVQLGAFREISRAERLMDRAVERGLEVRIVRLPESELHYVRVGKYGIAAEADELQVRLTELGFRTFVVRDAHEERPAR, encoded by the coding sequence ATGAGTCCGCGAACACCCTCGGTACGGATCTTCGCGCTTCCTGCGGCCCTTGCGGTCCTCCTGGTTTCGCCATTCGACGGGTCTCCTCAGACGCCTCCGACACCCGAAGAGCTTCTCTCGGACATAACGCTGCTCGCAACAACCGGCCGCACCGAGGAGGCTCGTGCGCAGCTCGCGGACTGGTGGAGCACCCAGCGGGGCGAGGCCATGCCGAGATCGGTCGAGCGGGCGCTCTGGTGGCGCGCACGGCTCCAGACCGACCCACTGGCGGCCACGCGGGATTTTCGTCGCCTGCTGGTCGAGTACCCGTCGGGACCCTACGCCGACCTGGCCCTCCTTCGTCTGGTGCAGGGTGCGCGGGCGAGCGGCGATTCCGTGGCCGAAGAGAACTACCTGGAATCTCTCGCCCGAGGCTATCCCGGCTCTCCCGGCCACCAGGCGTCACTGGCCTGGGCGCGGGGCGAGGAGGTCCGGCTCCAAGCTGCCGTGCTGATGGACGGCAGGTTCGACGTCGTTCCCGGCCGGCTCGCCGCGGCGCCTGCTCTGGACGCCACGGACGACATGACCGCTTCGACGAGCGACGCCGAGATGGGCGGCGAGGGCCTGGAAAGGAGCGACGTGAACCCGAAACACCCGCCACCCGAGGCGGACTCGGGAACGGAAGCCGGTTCACCGGCGGGCCAGCCGGCAGCTCGCTACGCCGTCCAGCTGGGCGCCTTTCGTGAGATTTCCCGTGCCGAGAGGCTCATGGACAGGGCGGTGGAGCGTGGGCTCGAGGTCCGAATCGTGCGTTTGCCCGAGAGCGAGCTTCACTATGTGCGGGTGGGGAAGTACGGAATCGCGGCCGAGGCCGACGAGCTCCAGGTCCGGCTCACCGAGCTCGGATTTCGAACCTTCGTGGTTCGAGATGCTCACGAGGAAAGGCCGGCCAGGTAG